Proteins encoded by one window of Acetivibrio thermocellus ATCC 27405:
- a CDS encoding SBBP repeat-containing protein, with product MPFQKKVWQFNDIITEGELNRMEQGIEDSITAANQAEVNAKAYTDQEVGEVAQELAAHKAESTQNAHLAKNIGIEDAAGNFTATDVEGALAELFTSVSNGKTLIAGAITDKGVPTNPSDTFQQMATNIQAIPVGDYAVGGTIRDSVLRFLPGGMGVEIWSKTDVARGQGIAVDSAGNVYVAHSVGSGGKAVRKLDSAGNEIWSKTDVAYGQGIAVDSVGNVYVTHFVSSSEKAVRKLDPNGNEIWSKTDVAYGWGIAVDSAGNVYVAHSVGSGGKAVRKLDSAGNEIWSKTDVANGRYIAVDSAGNVYVAHNVSSGKTVRKLDSAGNEIWSKTDVAYGWGIAVDSAGNVYVAHNVSSGKTVRKLDSAGNEIWSKTDVAYGQGIAVDSVGNVYVTHFVSSSEKAVRKLDPNGNEIWSKTDVARGQGIAVDSVGNVYVTHDVSSGEKAVRKLDGNRYFQIVG from the coding sequence GTGCCTTTTCAGAAAAAAGTCTGGCAGTTTAACGACATAATCACAGAAGGCGAATTGAATCGCATGGAACAAGGTATTGAAGATTCTATAACTGCCGCGAATCAAGCTGAAGTAAATGCAAAGGCTTATACTGACCAAGAAGTAGGTGAAGTTGCCCAAGAACTTGCTGCACATAAGGCGGAAAGTACGCAGAACGCTCATTTGGCGAAAAACATCGGGATTGAAGACGCTGCGGGTAACTTCACAGCGACCGACGTGGAAGGGGCACTGGCCGAGCTTTTTACGTCTGTCAGTAATGGTAAGACTCTTATCGCTGGGGCCATTACTGACAAAGGAGTGCCGACCAATCCCAGCGATACATTCCAGCAAATGGCAACAAATATTCAAGCAATTCCTGTTGGAGATTATGCTGTAGGGGGTACAATCCGTGATTCTGTCTTGCGTTTTTTGCCGGGCGGTATGGGTGTAGAAATCTGGTCGAAGACGGACGTGGCGAGAGGGCAGGGCATCGCCGTAGACAGTGCAGGAAACGTATATGTCGCTCACTCTGTGGGCAGCGGCGGAAAAGCCGTACGAAAGTTGGATTCAGCAGGAAACGAAATCTGGTCGAAGACGGACGTGGCGTATGGGCAGGGCATCGCCGTAGACAGTGTAGGAAACGTATATGTCACTCATTTTGTGAGCAGCAGCGAAAAAGCCGTACGGAAGCTGGACCCGAACGGAAACGAGATCTGGTCGAAGACGGACGTGGCGTATGGGTGGGGCATTGCCGTAGACAGTGCAGGAAACGTATATGTCGCTCACTCTGTGGGCAGCGGCGGAAAAGCCGTACGAAAGTTGGATTCAGCAGGAAACGAAATCTGGTCGAAGACGGACGTGGCGAATGGGCGGTACATCGCCGTAGACAGTGCAGGAAACGTATATGTCGCTCACAATGTGAGCAGCGGAAAAACCGTACGAAAGTTGGATTCAGCAGGAAACGAAATCTGGTCGAAGACGGACGTGGCGTATGGGTGGGGCATTGCCGTAGACAGTGCAGGAAACGTATATGTCGCTCACAATGTGAGCAGCGGAAAAACCGTACGAAAGTTGGATTCAGCAGGAAACGAAATCTGGTCGAAGACGGACGTGGCGTATGGGCAGGGCATCGCCGTAGACAGTGTAGGAAACGTATATGTCACTCATTTTGTGAGCAGCAGCGAAAAAGCCGTACGGAAGCTGGACCCGAACGGAAACGAGATCTGGTCGAAGACGGACGTGGCGAGAGGGCAGGGCATCGCCGTAGACAGTGTAGGAAACGTATATGTCACTCACGATGTGAGCAGCGGCGAAAAAGCCGTACGAAAGCTGGATGGGAACAGATATTTTCAAATAGTGGGGTGA
- a CDS encoding peptidoglycan recognition protein family protein: protein MSTLVPYIVDHIPKTTPYNRRPGYSMTPEYITIHSTGNPTSTARNERAWLTNPNNNVTASWHIVVDEKEAIEAIPLNEVAWHAGDGGNGTGNRKSIGIEICESGDRQKTLQNAAELVAKLLKERGWGVDKLRRHYDWSGKICPRIFHDNGKWTGWKQFKEAVQKELFGGDNMTQDKNQPSDWAKEAWEWAKQQGLLDGTRPKDNLTRQELAVVLKRLAEKK, encoded by the coding sequence ATGAGCACATTGGTACCGTACATAGTCGACCACATACCCAAAACAACACCTTACAACCGTCGCCCCGGATATTCCATGACGCCGGAATATATCACAATACATTCTACCGGCAATCCGACCAGCACGGCAAGGAACGAACGAGCGTGGTTAACTAACCCGAATAACAATGTCACGGCCAGCTGGCATATTGTAGTGGACGAAAAAGAGGCAATTGAAGCCATACCTCTAAACGAGGTCGCATGGCATGCCGGGGACGGGGGGAACGGGACGGGAAACAGAAAAAGCATTGGTATTGAAATATGCGAAAGCGGAGACAGGCAAAAGACTTTGCAGAATGCTGCGGAACTGGTTGCAAAGCTGCTGAAAGAGCGCGGCTGGGGAGTGGACAAGCTCCGTAGGCACTATGACTGGAGTGGTAAAATATGCCCTCGGATTTTCCATGATAACGGCAAGTGGACAGGGTGGAAACAGTTTAAGGAAGCTGTTCAAAAGGAACTTTTCGGAGGTGATAACATGACACAGGATAAAAATCAGCCTTCCGACTGGGCAAAGGAAGCGTGGGAATGGGCAAAGCAGCAAGGTCTATTGGATGGTACAAGACCAAAAGACAATCTTACCAGGCAAGAATTAGCGGTTGTATTAAAAAGGTTGGCTGAGAAAAAATGA
- a CDS encoding Panacea domain-containing protein, whose product MERTKELICYFLANSLHPLNKTEIVKMLYLFEYYHVQTFGEQYAELTFIRYNYGPYAQAIEIALDDLMNDGLIKREIVEYTDRCIYLHTLCDTGKTYTDLLNEEKKLIADRVIGELSNKNYDDMIKHVYSTPPMRRILIKEERCGFTLVGEVLNMKESKPLRKFSKAKIEEARKRLDKSSRGSDEEYYAHLLAVNEELKILRRRANSCILK is encoded by the coding sequence TTGGAGAGAACAAAAGAATTAATTTGTTATTTTCTGGCTAATTCGCTACATCCTTTAAACAAAACAGAAATAGTGAAAATGTTATATTTATTCGAATATTATCATGTTCAAACTTTTGGAGAGCAGTATGCTGAGTTAACATTTATTAGGTATAATTATGGGCCTTACGCGCAGGCTATTGAGATAGCTCTTGATGATTTAATGAACGATGGTTTAATCAAGAGAGAGATTGTTGAATATACAGACAGATGTATATATTTGCATACACTTTGTGATACTGGGAAAACCTACACGGATTTATTGAATGAGGAAAAGAAATTAATAGCTGATAGAGTTATTGGAGAATTGTCTAATAAAAACTACGATGATATGATCAAACACGTATATTCTACACCCCCGATGAGAAGAATTTTAATTAAGGAAGAAAGGTGCGGTTTTACGTTGGTCGGGGAGGTGTTAAACATGAAAGAAAGTAAACCGCTTAGAAAGTTCAGTAAGGCAAAAATAGAAGAAGCAAGGAAAAGACTTGATAAATCATCTCGAGGTTCAGATGAAGAATATTATGCACACCTGTTAGCAGTAAATGAAGAACTTAAGATATTAAGAAGGAGGGCCAATAGTTGTATTCTGAAGTAA
- a CDS encoding baseplate J/gp47 family protein encodes MFEDKTYENILNDMLSRVSNDVDKREGSIIYDALAPIAYKLAETYFQLNNYVDLFFADTAVGEFLERRTAESGVERRPATKAIRKIVTTRPVDVGTRWGLEDTTYVIIEKISDTEYRAECEQYGTIGNLYSGALDNIDNISDVSAELTDVLILGEDEETDEELYQRYLEEINAIRYGGNVDQYREWISAIPGVGRFKIQPLWNGRGTVRAIITDANNQVPSQELIDLVQNTLDPYQDGMGTGLVPIGHVFTAMGAIPKVVNVTMTVVFEEGYGPADIQQDAERIITEYFSEINFEDQKFVPTTVRHAVLLSRLINIPMVRDILVLTLNGIDGNITLAPDEVASLGTVTINAD; translated from the coding sequence ATGTTTGAAGATAAGACTTATGAAAATATATTGAACGATATGCTAAGCAGGGTATCAAATGATGTAGACAAAAGAGAAGGTTCTATTATTTATGATGCTCTAGCTCCAATTGCTTATAAATTAGCCGAAACATACTTCCAATTAAATAATTATGTTGATTTATTTTTTGCAGACACTGCAGTAGGAGAGTTTCTGGAGCGAAGGACTGCTGAATCAGGAGTGGAACGGCGACCTGCTACAAAGGCAATAAGGAAAATTGTTACAACAAGGCCTGTAGATGTTGGCACAAGATGGGGATTAGAAGATACAACATATGTTATTATAGAAAAGATATCTGATACAGAGTATAGGGCCGAATGTGAGCAGTATGGCACTATAGGAAATTTATATTCGGGCGCTCTTGATAACATAGATAATATATCTGATGTATCTGCTGAACTAACAGATGTTCTCATTCTCGGCGAAGACGAGGAAACAGATGAAGAACTGTATCAACGTTACTTAGAGGAAATCAATGCCATACGATACGGTGGTAATGTGGACCAATATCGTGAGTGGATCAGTGCTATCCCTGGTGTTGGACGCTTTAAAATCCAACCGTTATGGAACGGCCGCGGTACTGTTCGAGCGATTATAACAGATGCAAATAATCAAGTGCCTAGCCAGGAGCTTATTGACCTTGTACAAAATACATTAGATCCATATCAGGATGGTATGGGGACCGGCCTTGTACCGATTGGACATGTGTTTACGGCCATGGGGGCTATCCCGAAGGTCGTGAACGTCACCATGACTGTAGTGTTCGAGGAAGGTTATGGCCCGGCTGATATACAGCAAGATGCCGAACGGATTATCACCGAATACTTCTCCGAAATCAACTTCGAGGACCAGAAATTTGTGCCGACCACGGTCCGGCACGCCGTCCTCCTGAGCCGTCTGATCAATATTCCGATGGTTCGGGATATCCTGGTGCTAACGCTGAACGGTATAGATGGTAATATCACGCTTGCGCCTGATGAAGTTGCCAGCCTCGGGACGGTGACGATAAATGCTGATTAA
- a CDS encoding YmfQ family protein, producing the protein MLIKWLEEEADYLAYLPPVLQNIREFQELAKAVNPEIIALKKAINKVLNEQFIQSAEDTLQWREKEFNITASSDETIEFRRERLIERKSRKPPITLRSLRNRLNAYIGTTQAEIELVPGEYAFSISIPAVDGYKFRDIQRLVEELKPANMEYLQFPFSVERIRIKEESREIKIFYARAGLAIAGRTRIGTTLSERVVYRR; encoded by the coding sequence ATGCTGATTAAGTGGCTTGAGGAAGAAGCTGATTACCTTGCATATTTGCCTCCTGTTCTACAAAACATTAGAGAATTTCAGGAGTTAGCGAAAGCAGTTAATCCTGAAATTATCGCACTAAAAAAAGCTATAAACAAGGTCCTAAACGAACAGTTTATCCAGAGTGCAGAGGATACGCTACAATGGAGGGAAAAGGAATTCAATATCACGGCCAGCAGCGATGAAACGATAGAATTCCGACGTGAACGATTGATTGAACGTAAAAGTCGAAAGCCACCTATTACGTTGCGTTCGCTGCGCAATCGACTGAACGCCTATATCGGCACAACACAGGCAGAAATTGAACTAGTACCAGGGGAATATGCTTTCTCTATCTCTATACCAGCAGTAGATGGGTACAAATTCCGTGATATACAGAGGCTTGTTGAAGAATTGAAGCCCGCCAACATGGAATATCTGCAATTCCCGTTTTCAGTTGAGAGGATTCGGATCAAAGAAGAAAGTAGAGAAATTAAGATATTTTACGCAAGAGCTGGTCTGGCTATAGCAGGGAGAACAAGAATTGGGACTACATTATCCGAGCGTGTAGTCTATAGAAGGTAG
- a CDS encoding XkdX family protein, which yields MDWFKTIKWFYDSQLWTKEQVADAVQYGKITAEQYQKITSEEYNEIESTN from the coding sequence ATGGATTGGTTCAAGACAATCAAATGGTTTTACGACAGCCAATTGTGGACAAAAGAACAAGTTGCAGATGCAGTGCAGTACGGGAAAATTACAGCGGAACAGTATCAGAAAATCACGAGTGAGGAATATAACGAAATAGAAAGCACCAATTAA
- a CDS encoding type II toxin-antitoxin system PemK/MazF family toxin, translating to MYSEVKPLSREELIDERCFEIGEIYYINDSLINIPNVDRLKDGSRKIHEGRMVVIVHHNEQNYNKFCPVVAVTPLSSRVDLKRPFDLILKKDDVDGNLRYDSIIQLQLIQPVLKVDLERCIGRLKEYKIEELIAMQLEMIGIE from the coding sequence TTGTATTCTGAAGTAAAACCTCTTTCTAGAGAAGAGCTAATAGACGAAAGGTGTTTTGAAATTGGAGAGATATACTATATAAACGATTCGTTGATAAACATTCCTAACGTAGATAGACTAAAAGATGGTTCACGAAAGATACATGAGGGGAGAATGGTTGTAATTGTTCATCATAACGAACAAAACTACAATAAATTTTGTCCAGTAGTTGCAGTTACACCTTTATCAAGTCGTGTAGATTTGAAAAGGCCATTTGATTTAATATTAAAGAAAGATGATGTAGATGGTAATTTAAGATATGACAGCATAATACAACTCCAATTAATTCAACCCGTGTTGAAAGTAGATTTAGAAAGGTGTATAGGCAGATTGAAAGAATATAAAATTGAAGAATTGATTGCAATGCAACTCGAAATGATTGGAATAGAGTAA